From a single Pararge aegeria chromosome 16, ilParAegt1.1, whole genome shotgun sequence genomic region:
- the LOC120630696 gene encoding gamma-glutamyl hydrolase A-like isoform X2, with product MTIGVLLLIAAYFLHCEGAAVNVNKDVLNNRPILGVLSQEQSLHLHSKFPEENYTSYIASSYVKDVEKSGARVVPILIGKDRSYYRNIMEKINGVLFPGGATYFNQSNGYADAGQHIYEIAQELNDAGDYFPIFGTCLGFQLLVILASGRGPKENRASCHSFENLPLNFTQDYRMSKMFRETPEDILDILKNQHVTVNVHQFCILDDNLRFHNLKKDWRATSHSIDENGVRFIASLEHKRYPFYAVQFHPEKSSFEWKLSKKYAHTFDAVKANRYFMDFFVNECRKSNHTFASASEENTYLIYNYEPRFTGELGSAYHQCYMFEPRGTV from the exons ATGACGATAGGCGTGTTACTCTTGATTGCGGCGTACTTTTTACACTGTGAAGGTGCTGCAGTGAATGTGAATAAGGATGTCCTTAACAACCGACCGATCCTCGGTGTCTTATCACAGGAACAATCCTTGCATCTCCATTCGAAGTTTCCAGAAGAAAACTATACTAGTTATATTGCGTCATCATATGTGAAAGATGTAGAGAAATCAGGTGCAAGAGTTGTACCAATTCT AATCGGCAAAGACCGTTCGTACTACAGGAATATTATGGAAAAGATTAACGG AGTTCTGTTCCCGGGTGGTGCTACGTATTTCAACCAATCCAACGGTTACGCCGACGCTGGTCAACATATCTACGAAATTGCTCAAGAACTAAATGACGCTGGCGATTACTTTCCAATTTTCGGGACATGTCTAGGATTTCAACTGCTCGTTATATTAGCTTCGGGACGCGGGCCGAAGGAGAATCGAGCCTCATGCCACTCCTTTGAAAATCTGCCTCTTAATTTTACACAGG ATTATCGCATGAGCAAAATGTTTCGGGAAACACCGGAAGATATTCTTGATATTTTGAAGAACCAGCACGTCACAGTAAATGTCCATCAGTTCTGTATACTTGATGAT AACTTAAGGTTTCATAATCTGAAGAAAGATTGGCGTGCCACTTCTCATAGCATTGATGAAAATGGTGTCAGATTCATTGCCAGTCTCGAACATAAAAG GTATCCATTCTACGCAGTCCAATTCCACCCGGAGAAGAGCTCGTTCGAATGGAAACTATCGAAGAAATACGCGCACACGTTTGATGCTGTGAAAGCGAATCGATACTTTATGGATTTCTTCGTAAATGAGTGTCGTAAAAGTAACCATACCTTTGCCAGTGCTTCCGAAGAAAATACTTATTTGATCTACAATTACGAACCTCGATTTACCGGTGAACTTGGCAGTGCTTATCATCAGTGTTATATGTTTGAGCCAAGGGGAACGGTCTAA
- the LOC120630482 gene encoding COP9 signalosome complex subunit 1, whose amino-acid sequence MYEMNTAEPMQVDVPLEDNENNETECYVVENPTLDLETYAASYTGFAKLYRLMFVADHCPSLRLEALKMAISYVMTTYNVSLYQTLHKKLAEAVATAGLPDVAVQMGSQEIPVLDSMWVESKTKKAAIKLEKLDTDLKNYKTNSIKESIRRGHDDLGDHYLDCGDLTSALKCYSRARDYCTSGKHIIMMCLNVVKVSVYLQNWAHVLNYVSKAEGTPDFNEVPGKDSNQAILTRLKCAAGLAELATKKYKSAAKHFLAASIDHCEYPELLSSNNVAVYGGLCALATFDRSELQKQVIVSSSFKLFLELEPQLRDIIFKFYESKYASCLRLLDEIRDNLLLDMYLAPHLNSLYMQIRNRALIQYFSPYLSADMHLMADAFNRTVNALEDELMQLILDGQIQARIDSHNKILFAKDVDQRSTTFERSLAMGKEYQRRTSMLILRAAMLKNQIHVKNAGRETGPQSGEAPGSSTSLSTRSFDTVPL is encoded by the exons atgtacGAAATG AATACGGCGGAACCTATGCAAGTGGATGTTCCACTTGAAGACAATGAGAACAATGAAACAGAGTGTTATGTTGTAGAGAATCCTACATTAGACCTGGAAACATATGCTGCATCATATACTGGATTTGCTAAGTTGTACAGATTAATGTTTGTAGCAGATCATTGCCCTTCTTTAAGATTAGAAGCTCTCAAAATGGCTATATCTTATGTCATGACCACCTATAATGTAAGTCTGTATCAAACACTTCACAAGAAACTAGCAGAAGCAGTAGCTACAGCTGGTCTGCCAGATGTTGCTGTACAGATGGGCTCTCAGGAAATTCCTGTGCTTGACTCAATGTGGGTggaatcaaaaactaaaaaagctGCCATAAAGTTGGAAAAATTAGATACAGATCttaagaattataaaacaaattccaTTAAAGAAAGCATCAGAAGAGGGCATGATGATCTTGGTGACCATTACCTGGACTGTGGAGATCTCACTAGTGCTCTGAAATGCTATTCAAGAGCCAGAGATTACTGCACAAGTGGCAAGCATATAATAATGATGTGTCTCAATGTAGTTAAAGTGTCTGTATATTTGCAAAACTGGGCTCATGTTCTCAATTATGTTTCCAAAGCAGAAGGCACACCAGACTTCAATGAAGTTCCTGGAAAAGATTCCAACCAAGCGATACTTACCCGCCTAAAGTGTGCTGCTGGTTTGGCTGAGTTAGCTACTAAGAAATATAAGTCTGCAGCAAAACACTTCTTGGCTGCTAGCATTGATCATTGTGAATATCCAGAACTGCTGAGCAGCAATAATGTTGCAGTGTATGGAGGGCTTTGCGCATTGGCAACTTTTGATCGCTCTGAACTTCAGAAGCAAGTAATAGTTAGcagttcttttaaattatttttagagcTAGAACCACAATTACGtgacataatttttaaattctatgaATCGAAGTATGCTTCATGCTTAAGGTTACTTGACGAAATTAGAGACAATCTTCTTCTAGATATGTATTTAGCCCCACACCTGAACTCTTTGTATATGCAAATACGCAATCGAGCTTTAATCCAGTACTTCAGTCCTTACCTCTCAGCTGACATGCATCTAATGGCTGATGCGTTTAATCGTACAGTTAATGCTCTTGAAGATGAGCTTATGCAATTAATTCTGGATGGACAAATTCAGGCTCGTATTGATTCTCACAATAAAATACTCTTTGCTAAAGATGTAGACCAGAGAAGCACCACTTTTGAAAGAAGCTTAGCTATGGGAAAAGAATACCAGCGACGGACATCAATGTTAATTTTACGTGCTGCAATGCTCAAAAATCAAATTCATGTTAAG
- the LOC120630696 gene encoding gamma-glutamyl hydrolase A-like isoform X1, whose product MTVIENITEYWVVYAMTIGVLLLIAAYFLHCEGAAVNVNKDVLNNRPILGVLSQEQSLHLHSKFPEENYTSYIASSYVKDVEKSGARVVPILIGKDRSYYRNIMEKINGVLFPGGATYFNQSNGYADAGQHIYEIAQELNDAGDYFPIFGTCLGFQLLVILASGRGPKENRASCHSFENLPLNFTQDYRMSKMFRETPEDILDILKNQHVTVNVHQFCILDDNLRFHNLKKDWRATSHSIDENGVRFIASLEHKRYPFYAVQFHPEKSSFEWKLSKKYAHTFDAVKANRYFMDFFVNECRKSNHTFASASEENTYLIYNYEPRFTGELGSAYHQCYMFEPRGTV is encoded by the exons ATGACG GTGATTGAGAATATTACAGAATATTGGGTCGTATACGCCATGACGATAGGCGTGTTACTCTTGATTGCGGCGTACTTTTTACACTGTGAAGGTGCTGCAGTGAATGTGAATAAGGATGTCCTTAACAACCGACCGATCCTCGGTGTCTTATCACAGGAACAATCCTTGCATCTCCATTCGAAGTTTCCAGAAGAAAACTATACTAGTTATATTGCGTCATCATATGTGAAAGATGTAGAGAAATCAGGTGCAAGAGTTGTACCAATTCT AATCGGCAAAGACCGTTCGTACTACAGGAATATTATGGAAAAGATTAACGG AGTTCTGTTCCCGGGTGGTGCTACGTATTTCAACCAATCCAACGGTTACGCCGACGCTGGTCAACATATCTACGAAATTGCTCAAGAACTAAATGACGCTGGCGATTACTTTCCAATTTTCGGGACATGTCTAGGATTTCAACTGCTCGTTATATTAGCTTCGGGACGCGGGCCGAAGGAGAATCGAGCCTCATGCCACTCCTTTGAAAATCTGCCTCTTAATTTTACACAGG ATTATCGCATGAGCAAAATGTTTCGGGAAACACCGGAAGATATTCTTGATATTTTGAAGAACCAGCACGTCACAGTAAATGTCCATCAGTTCTGTATACTTGATGAT AACTTAAGGTTTCATAATCTGAAGAAAGATTGGCGTGCCACTTCTCATAGCATTGATGAAAATGGTGTCAGATTCATTGCCAGTCTCGAACATAAAAG GTATCCATTCTACGCAGTCCAATTCCACCCGGAGAAGAGCTCGTTCGAATGGAAACTATCGAAGAAATACGCGCACACGTTTGATGCTGTGAAAGCGAATCGATACTTTATGGATTTCTTCGTAAATGAGTGTCGTAAAAGTAACCATACCTTTGCCAGTGCTTCCGAAGAAAATACTTATTTGATCTACAATTACGAACCTCGATTTACCGGTGAACTTGGCAGTGCTTATCATCAGTGTTATATGTTTGAGCCAAGGGGAACGGTCTAA